A region of the Paenibacillus sp. J23TS9 genome:
CGTCCGAGCTCGTATTGACCGTAACTTCTTCCCAGAACCGTTTGCGAATCTCTGCAGCCTGATCGCTCAGCCCGGTAACCATCGGTTCCAGCTCGTCGATCCTCGCTCTCAGCTTTTCCCTTACCCGATTCAGCCGTTCTTGTTCAGTCTGCCATTCCTTTGCTTCCATAGGGTCTGAACACGCTCCTTTACAGTCCGGTAAAATAGGCATTGACAAATCAGATGTCACTGGTGTACAATAAAATTAGGGAAAATATTAGAGTGACCAATCACATATGATTTTCAATTGCGCTACTGATTATATCATAGTGCTTTTAGTCGTTCAAATATTTTTTTATTTCTTGGCCAATCGGCCAAGTTTTTTTGTTTTTCGCATGCCTCCGCTGAACATTCCATCTAATAATCTTCATCAAGATATCTAAACGACTATCGAATGGACAATCGCATATCTGAGAAATTCAGGTTTTTATTGTCTGATATTCTTATCACTTTATCTTTAAATAAATTTATTTTAGCTTCAAAAAGTCCCCTATTATTGCTATCCTATTATTTCCTTCATAGCACCCAACACGATAGTGTATTTATCTGGATCTTGTATATAAACGTTTTTGAATTCCCAATTGCCGTGAGAACCACTTACCGGCTCATTAGGAAAAAGTCCACCCTTATTTCGAATTTCTTCAGTTAATTTGTCAATATCATTCCAACCAACATGTATAAATGTATCCCATCCATATTCTGGTCCTTCCCATTCAGTTGGATAATCAGATCGTTTCTTTGAAGGAGCATTTGGTCTAACATCTTCATGGGAATTTGCTTGTTGCAAGATAACAATCATTCCATCCCGTTCAGCATGTCCTCAACCATCAATTCTACATCCTAGAACATCACGATAGTATTCTTGTGATTTCTTTAGATCTGAGACTAATCGAACTTGAATTGTCGTTCCGAATTTCAGTTGATGTTTTGTGTCCAATTCCGTTAATTGATTGTTCAATATAAATTCTCCTTCCTTAAAATGAATATAGGATAATATTTCAACTTTAAATAAAAATCCCCTTCTACTTAGTGAAACTATTAGATGAATAATTTTCTGAATTCATCCATAGTTCACGTTGCTCCTCACGGGTAACAAAAAAAGAGCCTCACACAAGTTGTATACACTCATGTGAAGCCTCTCTTCTACTTCATGTTTCCTACCACTTTCACTCTCAGTCTCGTCGCATTTCCCGGATGATAAGCCAGCGGAGTTTCTTCCACTTCCACGAGCTCCACCGTTGCCGGATCAGCGCCAGCTAGCACCGCCTGTTTCACGGCTTTTTCTTGTGCGTCTCTTAACGAATCCTCGCGGGGCTCTGTTGAATATATATAGATTTGTTCATATTGTCCGC
Encoded here:
- a CDS encoding VOC family protein encodes the protein MIVILQQANSHEDVRPNAPSKKRSDYPTEWEGPEYGWDTFIHVGWNDIDKLTEEIRNKGGLFPNEPVSGSHGNWEFKNVYIQDPDKYTIVLGAMKEIIG